A window of Parafrankia irregularis contains these coding sequences:
- a CDS encoding SRPBCC family protein, translating into MTRPTEQSKGLTGVLLNNPATRRLADQVQDLAKAGGSRLAGSIGERLSSGTDKLNDLGDSGGQTSSLIDGARRLAEGQSPLRAAAGSVMSNVKDKVKGALGAAKGGAGGKGGPPKATNIEESVDIGVPVSVAFDQWTQYAEFAKFMKGVEAVEAKSETEQNWRVKVFKSRRSWQAKVTEQVPDRRIVWTSEGAKGSVKGAVTFHPLADDLTRVLLAMEYYPSGFMEKTGNIWRAGGRRARLDLKHFRRFITLRGEATGSWRGEIRDGEVVRSPDDESDESGENTRDLEDAQATHDENDQVPATSRGQGGSPESSDQNSEPDERADAEEDERAGAEEPVRA; encoded by the coding sequence ATGACGCGGCCGACGGAGCAATCGAAAGGGCTGACCGGAGTTCTCCTGAACAACCCGGCGACCAGAAGGCTCGCCGACCAGGTGCAGGACCTTGCGAAGGCGGGCGGCAGCCGGCTGGCCGGCAGTATCGGCGAACGTCTCTCCTCCGGCACGGACAAGCTCAATGACCTGGGTGACTCCGGCGGGCAGACCTCGTCGCTCATAGACGGCGCGAGACGCCTGGCCGAGGGCCAGTCTCCACTCAGGGCGGCCGCCGGGTCGGTCATGTCGAACGTCAAGGACAAGGTGAAGGGGGCTCTCGGCGCGGCCAAGGGCGGCGCCGGCGGAAAAGGCGGCCCACCCAAGGCGACGAACATCGAGGAGTCGGTGGACATCGGTGTCCCGGTGTCCGTGGCCTTCGACCAGTGGACCCAGTATGCCGAATTCGCCAAGTTCATGAAGGGTGTCGAGGCGGTCGAAGCCAAGAGCGAGACCGAGCAGAACTGGCGTGTCAAGGTCTTCAAGTCCCGTCGCAGCTGGCAGGCGAAGGTCACCGAACAGGTTCCCGACCGCCGGATCGTCTGGACCTCCGAAGGAGCGAAAGGCTCCGTCAAGGGCGCGGTCACCTTCCACCCGCTCGCCGACGACCTGACCCGTGTGCTGCTGGCCATGGAGTACTACCCCAGCGGCTTCATGGAGAAGACCGGAAACATCTGGCGCGCGGGCGGGCGGCGAGCACGACTGGATCTGAAGCACTTCCGCCGCTTCATCACGCTCCGCGGAGAGGCCACCGGTTCCTGGCGGGGTGAGATCCGCGACGGTGAAGTCGTGCGCTCCCCGGACGACGAATCCGACGAGAGTGGCGAGAACACGCGGGACCTGGAAGACGCACAGGCCACCCATGACGAGAACGATCAGGTGCCGGCGACGTCCCGCGGCCAGGGTGGCAGTCCGGAATCCAGTGACCAGAACTCGGAGCCCGACGAGCGGGCCGATGCCGAGGAGGACGAGCGGGCCGGTGCCGAGGAGCCGGTCCGCGCCTGA